One segment of Primulina tabacum isolate GXHZ01 chromosome 6, ASM2559414v2, whole genome shotgun sequence DNA contains the following:
- the LOC142548517 gene encoding small ribosomal subunit protein bS16m/bS16c isoform X2, with translation MVVRLRLSRLGCRNKPFYRVMAADSRSPRDGKHLEVLGYYNPLPGQDGGKRMGLNFDRVKYWLSVGAQPSEPVQRLLFRSGLLPPPPMLAMGRKGGPRDTRPVDPMTGRIMTPEITEVYLKI, from the exons ATGGTGGTGCGTTTACGGCTCTCTCGGCTGGGATGCCGTAACAAGCCATTTTACAGAGTAATGGCCGCTGATAGCCGATCCCCTAGAGATGGAAAGCATTTGGAAGTCTTGGGCTACTACAACCCTCTTCCTG GTCAAGATGGTGGTAAAAGGATGGGTCTGAATTTTGATAGAGTGAA GTACTGGCTTTCTGTTGGCGCACAACCTTCAGAACCTGTTCAACGCCTCCTCTTTCGATCTGGCTTGTTACCCCCACCTCCAATGCTTGCAATGGGACGAAAAGGTGGTCCACGAGATACTCGTCCGGTTGATCCTATGACGGGGCGCATAATGACGCCTGAAATAACAGAAG TATATTTGAAGATTTGA
- the LOC142548517 gene encoding small ribosomal subunit protein bS16m/bS16c isoform X3 encodes MVVRLRLSRLGCRNKPFYRVMAADSRSPRDGKHLEVLGYYNPLPGQDGGKRMGLNFDRVKYWLSVGAQPSEPVQRLLFRSGLLPPPPMLAMGRKGGPRDTRPVDPMTGRIMTPEITEG; translated from the exons ATGGTGGTGCGTTTACGGCTCTCTCGGCTGGGATGCCGTAACAAGCCATTTTACAGAGTAATGGCCGCTGATAGCCGATCCCCTAGAGATGGAAAGCATTTGGAAGTCTTGGGCTACTACAACCCTCTTCCTG GTCAAGATGGTGGTAAAAGGATGGGTCTGAATTTTGATAGAGTGAA GTACTGGCTTTCTGTTGGCGCACAACCTTCAGAACCTGTTCAACGCCTCCTCTTTCGATCTGGCTTGTTACCCCCACCTCCAATGCTTGCAATGGGACGAAAAGGTGGTCCACGAGATACTCGTCCGGTTGATCCTATGACGGGGCGCATAATGACGCCTGAAATAACAGAAG ggtga
- the LOC142548517 gene encoding small ribosomal subunit protein bS16m/bS16c isoform X1, whose translation MVVRLRLSRLGCRNKPFYRVMAADSRSPRDGKHLEVLGYYNPLPGQDGGKRMGLNFDRVKYWLSVGAQPSEPVQRLLFRSGLLPPPPMLAMGRKGGPRDTRPVDPMTGRIMTPEITEGAESGLVPEDSEVDQEKITTSS comes from the exons ATGGTGGTGCGTTTACGGCTCTCTCGGCTGGGATGCCGTAACAAGCCATTTTACAGAGTAATGGCCGCTGATAGCCGATCCCCTAGAGATGGAAAGCATTTGGAAGTCTTGGGCTACTACAACCCTCTTCCTG GTCAAGATGGTGGTAAAAGGATGGGTCTGAATTTTGATAGAGTGAA GTACTGGCTTTCTGTTGGCGCACAACCTTCAGAACCTGTTCAACGCCTCCTCTTTCGATCTGGCTTGTTACCCCCACCTCCAATGCTTGCAATGGGACGAAAAGGTGGTCCACGAGATACTCGTCCGGTTGATCCTATGACGGGGCGCATAATGACGCCTGAAATAACAGAAGGTGCGGAGTCCGGCCTGGTCCCTGAAGATAGTGAAGTTGACCAGGAAAAAATTACCACTTCTTCATGA